The nucleotide sequence GTACACGCCCCGGTCCTCTCCGCGGCGGAGTTCCGCATAGAGACGGCCGTCCCGGAGGAAGAGGACGCGGCTCCCGTAGCTCGCCGCAAAGGGGTCGTGCGTCACGAGGAGAATGGTAGCCCCTAGCTCTCGGTTGAGTTCGGCGAAGAGTTCGAGGATGGCGCGTCCCGTCCCCGTGTCGAGGTTCCCCGTCGGCTCGTCGGCGAGGACGAGGGCCGGGCGATGGACGAGGGCTCGGGCGATGGATACGCGTTGCTGCTCACCGCCGGAGAGCTGATAGGGGAAACGGTCTTCCTTGCCTTTGAGGCCTACGCGCCGAAGGACGTCCAGGGCTTGCCGCCTTTCTTCGGGACCGACCCGACCGCGCAAGGAGAGGGGAAGGAGGACGTTTTCCAAAACGGTGAGTTTGGAAAGGAGGTTAAAGTCCTGAAAGACGAAGCCGAGCATCTCCCGGCGGTAGCAGGAAAGCTCCTCTTCGCCGAGGTCTTCGACGTGACGTCCTTGCACGACAATTTCTCCCGACGTAGGGCGATCGAGGCCGGCGATGAGGTTGAGGAGCGTGGTCTTTCCGCTCCCCGAGGGGCCCATCACCGCGGTGAAGTCTCCGGCTTCCACGGAAAACGTAAGCCCCGCCAACGCCCGATGGGGCCCGTCTGGGTTGCCAACAGCTAAAAATGCGATTGATCTTCATTCCTTTATTTGGTAAAGTATCCCCACGAAACTCAGCGAGTGGGCCAAAAGACGCGGCATCACCTACAAAACGGCGTGGCGTTGGGTCAAAGAAGGCAAAACGCCCGTGCCGTTTGAAATCACTCCCACGAGTAC is from Brockia lithotrophica and encodes:
- a CDS encoding ABC transporter ATP-binding protein, with amino-acid sequence MAGLTFSVEAGDFTAVMGPSGSGKTTLLNLIAGLDRPTSGEIVVQGRHVEDLGEEELSCYRREMLGFVFQDFNLLSKLTVLENVLLPLSLRGRVGPEERRQALDVLRRVGLKGKEDRFPYQLSGGEQQRVSIARALVHRPALVLADEPTGNLDTGTGRAILELFAELNRELGATILLVTHDPFAASYGSRVLFLRDGRLYAELRRGEDRGVYTQRILDTLSAMEGATVGGLKSE